GCTGCTTTGCTCACACCTAAGATAGCAACTTCAGGTGCATTCATGATCGGTGAGAAATACGTTCCACCAATACCACCCAATGAAGAAATCGTAAAGCTAGCACCTTGCATTTGATCCGGTTTTAACTTCCCATCACGAGCAAGAGCTGCAAGATCTGAAGTTTCCTTAGCCAACTCAAAGATACCTTTTTTATCAGCATCTTTAATCACTGGCACCACGAGTCCGGTTGGAGTATCAGCTGCAAATCCAATATTGAAATACTTCTTCAATATCAAATCGTCACCATCTAAGGAGCTATTAAATTCTGGATACTTCTTCAGAGCAGCCGCTGCGGCTTTCATTAAGAAAGCGAGCATCGTAATCTTGACGCCCTTCTTCTCATTCTCTTTATTAGTCAGCACACGGAAAGCTTCTAAGTCCGTAATATCAGCATCCTCGTGATACGTCACCGCTGGGATCATGACCCAGTTACGACCCAAATTGGCCGCTGTGAGTTTCTTGATACGATTCAATGGTTGACGTTCAATTTCACCAAACTTTGTGAAATCCACTTTTGGCCATGGAATCAAATTGAGACCACCCAAGCTACCGCCACTAGAAGCAGCAGCAGGACTGCCGGCACCACCACTCATTGCCGCCTTTACAAATGCTTGCACATCTTCTTGAGTAATGCGACCTTTAGGACCTGAGCCCTTGACTTGACCAATCGTCACACCAAGTTCGCGTGCAAACTTCCGCACCGATGGACTTGCATGGCTCACTGCTGCATCTACTGCAGGCGGTGTATTGCTAATAGGAGGTGGTGCCGGTGCTCTGGAAATCGGAGGTTCAACTGTCTTTGCTGCTGGAGCAGCTGATACAGCAGGAGCAGCCACAGGTACGGATGCAGGTGCACCAGATACCCCACCTTCCATGACCACAACCACGGAGCCTTCAGAGAGGTTGTCACCAACCTTAACTTTGACTTCCTTCACCACACCAGAGTGTGATGATGGAACATCCATGGTGGCTTTATCAGATTCGAGAACAACCAGTGATTGTCCTTTTTCAACAGTATCGCCTACTTTCACCAAAACTTCAATGACTGGAACATCTTTGTAATCGCCAATGTCCGGGACTATGATTTCAATTATTTGACTCATATTCTTTTTCTCTTATCAAACCGTCATTGGATTTGGTTTAGTGGTATCAATTCCATATTTCTGAATTGCTTCGGCTAACTTAGAACGATCAAGCTGACCAGAATCCACCAATGATCTCAATGCTGTCAATACAACCCAACGACGATCAACCTCAAAGAAGTCACGGAGTTTTTCACGGGTATCAGAACGACCAAATCCATCGGTTCCCAAGACTTCATAGCGACGACCCATATGCTGAATAGCCGGACGAATTTGTTCAGCAAATAAGCGGACATAGTCGGTTGCAGCAATCACAGGACCAGCAGTATCTTTCAGACACTTCTCAACATGAGAGAGAACTGGTGTAGCAGTTGGATTCAATAAATTGCTACGGTGCACCGCAGTCCAATCACGACCAAGCTCAGTAAAGCTTGGGCAACCCCATAGGTCAGAAGCAACGCCCCAGTCTTTATGGAGGAGTTCAGCAGCTTCAATCACTTCACGGAAGATAGTTCCTGAACCCAATAGCTGAACGCGGAGTTTTGCATTGTCATCGCCAACTGACTTAAGCTTATACATCCCTTTAATAATGTCTTGCTCAGCACCCTTAGGCATTGCGGGATGAGCATAGTTCTCATTCATCAAGGTAATGTAGTAGTAGACGTCTTCCTGAACTTCCAACATACGACGCATACCATCCTGAATCACTACCGCCAATTCAAAGGAGAATGTTGGGTCGTAGCTGATGCAGTTAGGAACCGCACCGCTCCAGAGATGGCTATGACCATCTTCGTGTTGCAAGCCCTCACCGTTCAAGGTCGTTCTACCAGCCGTACCACCGAGCAAGAAGCCACGGCTACGCATATCTCCTGCTGCCCAAGCTAAGTCACCAATACGTTGGAAACCAAACATGGAGTAGAAAATATAGAAAGGCAACATCGGTACGCCATGCGTAGAGTAAGAGGTTGCAGCAGCGATCCAGTCGCACATACCACCGGCTTCGTTAATACCTTCTTGCAGAATCTGACCAGTCTTATCCTCTTTGTAGAACATCAATTGATCATGATCTTCTGGCGTATATAACTGACCCAACTGATTCCAAATACCTAGTTGACGGAACATCCCTTCCATACCAAAGGTACGAGACTCATCTGGAACAATCGGAACCACCCGCTTACCCAAAACCTTATCGCGCACCACTGTATTGAGCATGCGCACAAATGCCATTGTGGTAGAAATCTCTCGGCCTTCGGTAGTAGCTTCCAGCAATGGAGCAAAAACATCTAAGGCTGGAACAGGCAAGCTCTCGGCCTTCATGCGACGCTGAGGTAAGTAGCCGCCCAATTCATTGCGACGCGCCTTCATATATTCAAGTTCAGGGCTACCATCTGCAAATTTCACTAAAGGCATTTCTTCCAGCTGATCATCCTTAACCGGAATCTCAAAACGACCACGGAATCGACGCACGTCATCAGCATTCATCTTCTTAGCTTGGTGAGCAATGTTCATCGCCTCACCCGATCCACCCATACCGTAACCTTTAATGGTGTGTGCCAAGATGACTGTTGGTTGATCTTTATGATTGACTGCTGCGTGGAATGCTGCAAAAACCTTGTGCGGATCATGACCGCCGCGGTTTAATTGCCAAATCTCATCATCACTCCAGTCACTCACTAAGGCTTTTAATTCAGGGGTGTTGAAAACAATCTCGCGAACATAAGCACCATTCTTAGACTTCATCGTCTGATATTGGCCGTCAACGATTTCGCCAAGGCGTTGCATCAAGATGCCTTTTTTATCACGCGCAAAAAGGGCATCCCATTGGCCACCCCAAACTACTTTGATCACATTCCAGCCAGCGCCGCGGAATTCGCTTTCTAGCTCTTGAATAATTTTTCCGTTACCACGTACCGGCCCATCCAATCGTTGCAAGTTACAGTTGATAACAAAAATCAAGTTATCCAGTTTCTCGCGACCAGCCATACCAATGGCACCCAATGACTCTGGTTCGTCGGTTTCGCCGTCGCCTAAGAAGGCCCAAACTTTTCGACCTTGTTCCTGAATAAAGCCACGGTCTGTTAAATACTTCATAAAGCGGGCTTGGTAAATCGCCATGATAGGACCAAGACCCATAGAAACCGTTGGGAACTGCCAGAAATCAGGCATCAACCATGGATGCGGATAGCTAGAAATCCCTTTACCTCCAACCTCTTGACGGAAGTTATCTAACTGGGTGTCCTCAAGACGCCCCAACATATATGCTCGCGCATACACACCTGGTGCAGAGTGCCCTTGCACAAATATCAAGTCGCCATCGTGCTCTGGCGATGGTGCGTGCCAGAAATGATTGAAGCCAACGTCATATAAAGTTGCAGCTGACTGAAAAGATGAAATATGTCCACCAACGTTGGTATCTTTATTGGCGCGCAGAACCATCGCCATGGCATTCCAGCGGGTGTATGAACGAATGCGATGCTCAACATTCTGGTCACCCGGTAAACGCGCCTGATTCTCCACTGGAATCGTGTTGATGTAAGGCGTTTCAGCATGGAATGGTTGCACTACGCCATTAACGCGTGCATGAGAAATTTGTTGATCAATCAGATAGGCAGCTCTTTCAGGACCTTCGTTATGAATGACGCCATCGAGCGCTTGTAACCATTCCTGAGTCTCCCCCGGATCGGCATCCTGGGCATTCTGTTTACCTAACACTTGATCTGGAACTGCTGCCATCATTTGTCCCCATTAAAATTTGTCATCAACTCTATAGGCAACATTCTAGGAAGGTATGTGGGTGTAAACAAGCAATTTTCTACATAATGATAATATTTATCATTATGTGGGATTTTATTGCACTGCAAATAAGACTTTAAAAACAAGCTCAAAATCGATTTCCAATGCGCCAAATAGAGGGCAAAATGATTGATATTCATGAAATTAACGCCCTTTGCTAGCTTAGTCCTCTCAGCCCCTTTAGATGGTTCCGCAAAATTCGCGGATTTAGGCTGGTTTACACCCCACCGCTTACTACAATTGTTCTCTTCACGGCAGTCATGGGCATTATTTTAGGGACGCTGCATCTTCAAGAAAAGAATCAACAAGAAGCCGCCTTGTTTAGAGAACTCTCTCCTTTGCCAAGCAAAGAATTCAAGCGCGCTTCGTAAATAACCTAGAAGCCTTAACCACAATCAATCGAGAAGTAGCCGCTAGTGAAGATCAGATCAAGTTAAGGCAGATTGCTCGGGAACAAGCGGAAGATATTGTTCTTAACAATCATGAAATTGTCAGAATTGTTTGGCTCAACGCACAAAATCAGAAGCAGTGGATAGCCCCTGTTGAAAGTGAAAAAACAGACTGGGTTAGTAGAACCCAAAATAATCAACTGATTCATTTAAATCTTATATCAAGAGTCTGAATCAGAAGAAGTGCAATTGAGCGATGGCAGCAACAAATGGTTCGAAGTGAGACGACGTTTTATTCCGTGGGTAGATGGCCATCTTGCACAACTACTATATCACTACCCGCAAAGAAGCAGATGATTTAGCGCTCCAACAACAAGAGCGCATGCAATTCACTAGTCGTCTTACTACGATGGGTGAAATGGCATCCTCTCTAGCGCATGAGTTAAATCAACCACTCTCTGCTATCTCCAATTACTGTATGGGGGTTGCCACAAGCGCCTAGACGGCAATCTCGATCCAGTGCTAACCAAAGAAATTTTGCCGGCTTTAGAAGCCTCGGAACAGGCGCATCGCGCCGGGCCACCATCATTCAACGCATTCGGGGTTTTGTAAAACGCAGTGAACCGCAACGCAAAGCTTCTTGCATCACTGAAATCATTAACGACGCTGTTGGATTAGTGGAGATTGAGGCGCACCGCCATCGCCTCAGCATCGCTTCTCATATCGCAGAAAATCTGCCAGTAGTCAATTTAGATCCGGCTTTAATCTTGCAAGTCATTGTGAATCTTCTAAAAAATGCCCTAGATAGCGTACGGGAGGCATACCCCCTCTCTTCTCGCTGGTCAGCACCAGCCGTGAAAATAAACGCAGATCTCGATACCAGCATCTTTCCAGTAATGCTCAGAATCCAGGTTACCGATACGGGCGGAGGAATCCCTGAAAGCGTGCTAGAGTGGACGTTTGAGAGCCGTTTTTTAGTACAAAATCCGATGGTATGGGTATGGGACTCAATATTTGCCGCTCTATATCGAGTCTCGCCATGGCAGGCTTTGGGCCACGAACGTGACGGACTCAGAACAGACCAAGCTGGCTGGCTGCACCTTTACAATACTCTTACCCTTAGGAATCGCCAGAATCTAAGGTCGATAATTAACACCAAATTTAAAGCTTTATCTTGCGAGAACTGATATGAACTTAAGCGCTACAGCAAAACCCAATCAAGCCGAAGTTGTCTATGTGGTAGATGATGATGAAGCGGTAAGAGATTCGCTCACCTGGCTTCTTGAGAGTAATGGCTATGTTGTTCGTTGCCATGCAAGCGCTGAACGTTTTTTACAGTCCTTACAAAGTACCGATAAATCCACCATCTCATGCGTAATTTTAGATGTGCGTATGCCGGGCATGTCTGGTCTTGAATTACAAGAACGCCTCACTAGCGAAAATCTACCCATGCCTGTCGCCTTTATCACTGGTCACGGCGATGTCTCGATGGCAGTTTCCACAATGAAGCGTAGTGCAGTCGATTTCATTGAAAAGCCTTTTAAAGAGAATGCTCTATGCGGATTAGTAGATCGCATGCTTGCTAAAGCTCGCGTTGTTTACTTGCAAGCAAGCCAAAGAAAAATTACCCAAGGTTTATTCAGCAAGTTAATTGGTCGCGAGCGTCAAGTGTTGGAACGAATTGTTGCCGGGGCCGCTTAAATAAACAAATTGCTGATGATCTTGGCATCTCTATTAAAACTGTAGAAGCGCACCGCGCCAACATCATGGAAAAGCTCAACGTGAATACAGCGGCCGATCTCCTGCGCTTAGCCTTATCAGACCCACAGCCTAATTAATCACTGAATTTATCAATGCCAGCTCAATTATTAGACGGAAACGCCCTTTCTAAGAAATTACGCACCGAGATCGCTGCCCGTGGCGCCATTGTGACTGCTAAAGGTACCCGACCTGGGTTAGCAGTCATTGTGGTTGGAGACGATCCAGCTAGCCAAGTCTATGCGCGTAATAAAGTGAAAGCTTGTGAAGACGTTGGTTTTCACTCCGTCTTAGAGCGCTACTCCGCCGAACTTGGCGAGGGAGAATTGCTGGCTCGTATTGCCACTCTCAATGCTGACCCAGCGATTCATGGGATCTTGGTGCAACTACCATTGCCAGAACACATTGCTTCTGAGCGCGTTCTAGAAGCAATCGCACCTGAAAAGGATGTTGATGGCTTTCACGTTGCCAATGCAGGCGCCCTCATGGTTGGTCAGCCCGAGTTCAAACCTTGTACACCTTACGGCTGCATGAAAATCCTTGAGAGCATTGACTACCCAATTCGTGGTGCTCGTGCTGTTATTGTCGGCGCTTCCAATATTGTGGGCAAACCAATGGCAATGCTTCTCTTGCAAGCTGGCGCAACCGTCACTATCTGTAATAGTAAAACTCGAGACTTAGCTCACCATACAAAAGATGCTGATATTTTGGTCGTGGCAACAGGCAAGCCCAAAATGATCTCCGATGACATGGTCAAAAATGGCGCTGCAGTGATTGACGTAGGCATCAACCGCCTGCCCGATGGCAAACTTTGCGGTGATGTCGACTTTGATGCTGCCAAGTATGTCGCTGGCTGGATCACCCCGGTCCCAGGTGGAGTTGGCCCGGTGACCATCACTATGCTCCTAATGAACACCTTAGAAGCTGCTGAAAAGGCTGCCAAGCATTAAGGATTTGACTGGGACTTGGCAAAATTGCTCCCAGTCCATTAAACTGGAGGGATGACTAAATCTCTTTCCAATACCCTCCCTACAGAATTACAGAATAATCCCCTGCTGACTTTTGGTCGCGGTATCGCCGCTTATTCAGAGGTCAAGCCAGAACATATTGCGCCCGCGATTGAGTATTTACTCAAGCATGCTCAGGACGCCGTCGAGGTAGCAGTGAATCCAAGTACACCATCCACTTGGAATGCATTGGCTGAACCACTAGAGGATGCTACGGAATTTTTTGGTAGGTCCTGGGGAGTGATTTCTCATCTCAATAGCGTTGCTGACACACCCGAACTACGTGCTGCTTATGGTGAAATGCTGCCCAAGGTTACCGCCTTCTTCTCCAGTCTTGGTCAGAATTTAGATTTATACAAAAAATTTAAGGAACTGAGCAAATCTGCTGACTTTGCAAAACTGAGTTCAGCCCAGAAAAAAGTGATTGAAAATTCCTTGCGAGATTTTCGATTAGGGGGTGCAGAACTAAGTGACTCAGATAAACCGCGCTTTTCTCAAATTCAAGATGAGCAAGCAGTATTAGGCAAAGCCTTCTCCGATCATGTCTTGGATGCTACCGACAGCTTTGTTCATCTCGTTACAGATAAGACTGAGCTAGTCGGAATACCTGAGGATGCAATTGCTGCGGCTGCTGATACCGCGGAGCAAAAAAATCTACAGGGCTGGGCATTTACCCTGCACTTCCCCTCTTGTTACCCAGTCATGCAGTACTCGGAGAACCGAGCATTGCGTCGCTTAATGTATGAGGCCTACGTTACTCGCGCTTCAGAATTAGCCCCAGAGTATGCCAAAGGAAAACTGGAGTGGGATAACACACTCAATATGCTTGAGCAACTAAGACTACGCGATGAAGAGGCGCGAATGCTGGGATTCAAAAACTACGCCGCTTTAAGCTTAGCTCCTAAGATGGCTAGCAGCGTTGAGGAAGTGGATTCTTTCTTGACTAACTTTGCCAAGAAAGCAAAACCATTCGCTCTTAAAGATTGGCAAGAACTCTCAGAGTTTGCTAAATCTGAATTGTCTATTACTGATGGACTAGAGCCTTGGGATGTTGCCTTTGTTTCTGAAAGACTCAAGCAAGAGCGTTACTCCTTTTCCGAGAATGAGCTCAAGCAATACTTCCCGCTCCCTAAAGTTTTAGACGGCCTCTTCCAAGTCATTCAAACCCTCTTTGGCGTAAAGATTGAATCCGCAGATCTTCCGACTTGGCATGCTGATGTGCAATCGTTCTCTGTAAAGAATGCCAAGGGTAATATCGTGGCTTACTTCTATTTGGATCCTTATGCTCGCCCAGGAAAGCGTGGTGGTGCTTGGATGGCTGACACGCGCGGTCGCAGAGTATTGCCAAATGGTGAGATTCAAATTCCAGTGGCG
The nucleotide sequence above comes from Polynucleobacter necessarius. Encoded proteins:
- the aceF gene encoding dihydrolipoyllysine-residue acetyltransferase — encoded protein: MSQIIEIIVPDIGDYKDVPVIEVLVKVGDTVEKGQSLVVLESDKATMDVPSSHSGVVKEVKVKVGDNLSEGSVVVVMEGGVSGAPASVPVAAPAVSAAPAAKTVEPPISRAPAPPPISNTPPAVDAAVSHASPSVRKFARELGVTIGQVKGSGPKGRITQEDVQAFVKAAMSGGAGSPAAASSGGSLGGLNLIPWPKVDFTKFGEIERQPLNRIKKLTAANLGRNWVMIPAVTYHEDADITDLEAFRVLTNKENEKKGVKITMLAFLMKAAAAALKKYPEFNSSLDGDDLILKKYFNIGFAADTPTGLVVPVIKDADKKGIFELAKETSDLAALARDGKLKPDQMQGASFTISSLGGIGGTYFSPIMNAPEVAILGVSKAAMKPVWDGKQFVPRLICPLSLSADHRVIDGALATRFNVYIAQLLADFRRASL
- the aceE gene encoding pyruvate dehydrogenase (acetyl-transferring), homodimeric type; translation: MAAVPDQVLGKQNAQDADPGETQEWLQALDGVIHNEGPERAAYLIDQQISHARVNGVVQPFHAETPYINTIPVENQARLPGDQNVEHRIRSYTRWNAMAMVLRANKDTNVGGHISSFQSAATLYDVGFNHFWHAPSPEHDGDLIFVQGHSAPGVYARAYMLGRLEDTQLDNFRQEVGGKGISSYPHPWLMPDFWQFPTVSMGLGPIMAIYQARFMKYLTDRGFIQEQGRKVWAFLGDGETDEPESLGAIGMAGREKLDNLIFVINCNLQRLDGPVRGNGKIIQELESEFRGAGWNVIKVVWGGQWDALFARDKKGILMQRLGEIVDGQYQTMKSKNGAYVREIVFNTPELKALVSDWSDDEIWQLNRGGHDPHKVFAAFHAAVNHKDQPTVILAHTIKGYGMGGSGEAMNIAHQAKKMNADDVRRFRGRFEIPVKDDQLEEMPLVKFADGSPELEYMKARRNELGGYLPQRRMKAESLPVPALDVFAPLLEATTEGREISTTMAFVRMLNTVVRDKVLGKRVVPIVPDESRTFGMEGMFRQLGIWNQLGQLYTPEDHDQLMFYKEDKTGQILQEGINEAGGMCDWIAAATSYSTHGVPMLPFYIFYSMFGFQRIGDLAWAAGDMRSRGFLLGGTAGRTTLNGEGLQHEDGHSHLWSGAVPNCISYDPTFSFELAVVIQDGMRRMLEVQEDVYYYITLMNENYAHPAMPKGAEQDIIKGMYKLKSVGDDNAKLRVQLLGSGTIFREVIEAAELLHKDWGVASDLWGCPSFTELGRDWTAVHRSNLLNPTATPVLSHVEKCLKDTAGPVIAATDYVRLFAEQIRPAIQHMGRRYEVLGTDGFGRSDTREKLRDFFEVDRRWVVLTALRSLVDSGQLDRSKLAEAIQKYGIDTTKPNPMTV
- a CDS encoding ATP-binding protein — its product is MPQAPRRQSRSSANQRNFAGFRSLGTGASRRATIIQRIRGFVKRSEPQRKASCITEIINDAVGLVEIEAHRHRLSIASHIAENLPVVNLDPALILQVIVNLLKNALDSVREAYPLSSRWSAPAVKINADLDTSIFPVMLRIQVTDTGGGIPESVLEWTFESRFLVQNPMVWVWDSIFAALYRVSPWQALGHERDGLRTDQAGWLHLYNTLTLRNRQNLRSIINTKFKALSCEN
- the folD gene encoding bifunctional methylenetetrahydrofolate dehydrogenase/methenyltetrahydrofolate cyclohydrolase FolD, with protein sequence MPAQLLDGNALSKKLRTEIAARGAIVTAKGTRPGLAVIVVGDDPASQVYARNKVKACEDVGFHSVLERYSAELGEGELLARIATLNADPAIHGILVQLPLPEHIASERVLEAIAPEKDVDGFHVANAGALMVGQPEFKPCTPYGCMKILESIDYPIRGARAVIVGASNIVGKPMAMLLLQAGATVTICNSKTRDLAHHTKDADILVVATGKPKMISDDMVKNGAAVIDVGINRLPDGKLCGDVDFDAAKYVAGWITPVPGGVGPVTITMLLMNTLEAAEKAAKH
- a CDS encoding M3 family metallopeptidase: MTKSLSNTLPTELQNNPLLTFGRGIAAYSEVKPEHIAPAIEYLLKHAQDAVEVAVNPSTPSTWNALAEPLEDATEFFGRSWGVISHLNSVADTPELRAAYGEMLPKVTAFFSSLGQNLDLYKKFKELSKSADFAKLSSAQKKVIENSLRDFRLGGAELSDSDKPRFSQIQDEQAVLGKAFSDHVLDATDSFVHLVTDKTELVGIPEDAIAAAADTAEQKNLQGWAFTLHFPSCYPVMQYSENRALRRLMYEAYVTRASELAPEYAKGKLEWDNTLNMLEQLRLRDEEARMLGFKNYAALSLAPKMASSVEEVDSFLTNFAKKAKPFALKDWQELSEFAKSELSITDGLEPWDVAFVSERLKQERYSFSENELKQYFPLPKVLDGLFQVIQTLFGVKIESADLPTWHADVQSFSVKNAKGNIVAYFYLDPYARPGKRGGAWMADTRGRRVLPNGEIQIPVAYLVCNFAPPVKVDGVLRQPTITHDDVITLFHESGHGLHHLLTQVSALGVSGINGVEWDAVELPSQFMENFCWEWEVLEKMTAHAETGKPLPRELFDKILAAKNFQNGYMTLRQIVISLTDWRLHASFDTKNAKGQAVLDLSRAIADQFNVIPQPAISRWINTFSHIFAGDYAAGYYSYKWAEVLSADVYSAFEEAAKLTGSVLDEKTGARYREEILEVGGSRPAAESFKAFRGKEPSIDALLRHGGLA